The genomic stretch CTCCACCGccatctccttttccttcctagGGAAGGAAACTGAAGGTCTGAACTAGGCGGAGGCGGGCCTGGGACAACCTGGCCCTCCGAcatcccggccccgccccgctgAGGGGGGAGGAGCGACAGCTACGGTGGATCCTCCCGCTGGCTTTGTGCGCGCTTGCAATCCAGCTGTCGCCGCCCCACGAGCCCCTACCCCCCGAGGGCGCACATTTCCGGGCCGCCCACCACCCGGATCGCACCGCGAGCCCAGATCTGCTCCCACCCGCTCAGTCCCGGTCCGGCCCAAGTCGCCCCCTGAAATGCCGGTCGACTTTACCGGGTACTGGAAGATGCTGGCCAACGAGAATTTCGAGGAGTACCTGCGCGCGCTGGGTAAGCGCTGCCCGCCGCGCTCTGCCCGGGGCGCCCGGCCGGGCAGCTGGGGGTGGGATCCCGGCGCCCTCCCGAGCCGGCCGCCCACCCGCCTGCCTCCGCCAGCCAAGCCGCCGTCCTGAGCACCCCGACCGGGGAAGGGGCGTCTCCAGGGGTACAGCAAGTGCGAATTGGAGGACGGGGGTTATTAGGATTCACGGTGGTCAATGTCTGATGGTTGGCTCTCGAAGTGGATAATTTCATTAGGAAAGCTGGGCTTGGTTGGCTAGCTTCGGTTTTCAAAAGGTTAGCATAAGGGTAGAAAActttgttgtaaaaaaaaaaaaaacaaaacaaagcaaagaaaaaaagaaagaaaaagacagaccaGCTAGCTGCACGCAGAGGCCTTGCTAATCGAGCAGAGGACCCCGATGGTTTTCTtaggggagtgggggtgggagaagcGGGCTCCTAGGGCCCGCTACCTTGGCAACAGTTCTCTGCATTTTCCAGTCAACTCTCTGCTCCTTTCTGCCCCGGCACTCCCTGCAGATGTCAATGTGGCCTTGCGCAAAATCGCCAACTTGCTGAAGCCAGACAAAGAGATCGTGCAGGACGGCGACCACATGATCATCCGGACGCTGAGCACTTTTAGGAACTACATCATGGACTTCCAGGTCGGGGAGGAGTTTGAGGAGGATCTGACGGGCATAGACGACCGCAAGTGCATGGTGAGGCTTCGCACACACCTGGGCATCTGTTGCCCAGGGGTCCTGACCGAAGGCAGGGCTAGTTCGTCTGAGAGGGGAGCAAGCGCCTTTGTGTTCTTAGGGGTCCAAGATCTTCACACTCCCAGCCCCCAAGGTAGGCAGCTCTCGACTTATCAAGCGTACCCTCCGAAATGAAAGCTGTGGTTTGTTGAGTCTCTCCTGTGTCCCGGCATTGGTGATTTATACACTTGCCTTCatctaatcctcataacaacctctGAAGGAGGTCTCAGtacgcccattttacagatgaagaaacagtctCAAAGAGACGAAGCAACATGCTCAGAGTAACCCAGCTAGGGAGGGGCTGGGCAGGAATTCCAGGCAAATCTGTTGACTCTCTTGTCTGGCTGAACTGTAGgctgagggaggaaggagagaagggaggaaagcaAGATGAAACACAGGCAACCCTTCTGAAGTGTAAACTTCCTACAGGACCTAGCACGAAGCCACTCTAGGAAGCAGGGGGCACCGTCACCCTGCCTTCTGACCTGCCCCTCTTCATCCCCAAAGTGGGGTGTGGCTCCTGGCCACCCCCTTCCCTACCCTGTCCTCCACTGCCCCGAGCTTCCTTTGAAGCTTGCAGCCAACAACCTACTCAGTAGGTCAGTGCCGCAGGAGCCCAGGCCAGAGGAGGCaacagtgggggaagggagtgagccccctgcccccaagggtGGGAAGCTGGTGACCCGGAGACCCCAATTAGCGCCACCACAGCAGCCTCTGGAAGGTCAGCCCGGGGCCTCCGTCAACATTCTTGGGGTCGCTGGGAGGTCAGGGTGCTCCGGGTCTCCCTTTCCCAGTCTTGGGTCCAGAGCTAgctcactcccacccccagggagCTGCTTTGCTTACTGATAAGCTTCTCCCCGacgcctcttcccctccccctcctaccCTTTACTGAGAGTCTGCTCCGTGCCCTGCACTGTGCCAGCTGTTTTCCACCACAGCCCCGTGAGGGAGGGGTTAGTAATCCCATATTTTACAATGACTGAGGCTCCCAGAGGAGATTCCAGAGACTGCACTTTGAGGCCCACACTCCCGCTCGGGGCCAGGCTCCTCTGTGGCTACCCTTTGCAGAAGCCAGGTGTCTGGGGTTTGTCAGAACTGTGGTTGAAGGAGTGCCGGTGTCTGGGGATGAGGAACCCCGGGCCAGGATGACTCACCCCCTACTTGTTGATTCATCTGAAGGGGATCTGAGTTAGTGTCTGAGTCTGCGCTCGGAATGGTGGCGGAAGAGGGGGCGGCCGCCAGGGAGGATCCTTGCAGAGGCCACTGTGGGGACAAAACACTACTGTTGTAGGGAAATGTCAGGTCGTGCCAGCCCACTCTTGAGGTACTTGCAGGGCACAGCAAACATCTCTATGTATTTTGGGTCACTGCCACCTGTGGAATGTGCTGGCTTGTACTTACTGGCTAATTGCCTTCGCTGTTTCATTCCCACCCTCATCCATTACTGTATGaaacatttattgatcacctagTAACACTAGTTAATataggcagacctcagagatattgcaggttcagccCCAGACCCCCGCAATAAAACGAACATCCCAATAAAGCAAGTGACACGAAGTTTtctgtttcccagtgcatatcaAACTTACGGTTACACTATACTgtggtctattaagtgtgcagtagtaTTCTGTGTAAACAGCAGTGTATATACCTTAGTTAAAAACCactttagggacttctctggcggtccagtagtttaTACCCCACACCTCTAAAccaggaggcacgggttcgagccctggtcggggaactaagatcccacaggtggcgcggccaaaaaaaaaaaaagaaaaattactttatagctaaaaaaatgctcaccatcatctgagcctttggcaagtcgtaatctttttgcaatagtaatgtcaaagatcactgatcacagatcaccgtaacaaataacgaaaaagtttgaaatactgcaggaattaccaaaatgtgacacagagacccaaagtgagcaaatgctgttgggaagaTGGTACCAACAGACTTGCTTGATGaaagttgccacaaacctttaatttgtaaaaaacacaatatctctgaagtgcagtaaaatgaggtatgcctgtactctTCAAGTGCTGAAGTacctttcccattttattttaactCAGTGAATCTTCACAATGCTGGTttcaaccccattttacagataagaaaaccaaggcaGGATTTCTTGTTGGGTGACCTTGGGAGGTTAAGGAAGTGGCAGAGGGAGGATTTGAATGCGGTCTGACCCAGCGGAACATGTCACAATCTCTGATGTCCAGGAACTCACAGTCTTTGTGGTAGAGACAGACGCACACACAGTCAGAACACAGTGTGATCAGTGGTGACAAAGGGAAGCTCCAGAGGAGGGCATCTTGGAAGGAATTCTGGAGGTGGTGACTTCTCCACTTACTTGTAACAAAAAagaggtggggggcttccctggtggcgcagtggttgagagtccgcctgccgatgcaggggacacgggttcgtgccccggtccgggaagatcccacatgccgcggagcggctgggcctgtgggccatggccgctgagcctgcacatccggagcctgtgctccacaatgggagaggccacaacagtgagagacccgcgtaccacaaaaaaaaaaaaaaaaaaaaaaggggtggaAGGGATGGGTTTGGACACAAAGGAAGGGGCACACGGCCCCCCTCTTTTTTTGGCCATTAAGCATTAGGACAGTGGTAAGTGAACAGATCAGGGAGCCCAGCAGCTGGGCAAACTCAATGACATTGTATGAGGACTCGTGGTCACCTTTGCTGTCCCAGGACTCAGGGCAGCCCCCTCCCAAGTATTATAGATGGCGTGAGCTAACCGTGCTGTTGCCTGTTGGGAGGATGGACGGCCCTCTGCTCTGGCCTTCCCTTGGCCCTTGCACTGCAGAGAAGCCCTTCTCCCCTGCTGCCCAGCTGGAGGGGGCCACAGGGAAGAGCACGGCTGGGGGAGAGCCTAGGATAATAATAGAATGATGGCAACTGTCCAGCCTCGTGCTTGTGAATGAAGGGGAGCTGCCTGCAATAGACCACATGGCCAAGGCCTGGAGGGTCCTCGGGGACCCTCCTCGGGGACCCCCCTCGTGGGGTCCTGGGCAAGGTGGTTGCCAAAGAGAGTGCACTACTATCCCTTCTGCTCCCCGTGCTCTGCAGCCACCAGCCGGGAGCAGTGGCCGGAGGAAGCCAGCTCTCAGCATCAGGTTGGCCTCATTCTAACATGTACTTCCCAGCACATTACAAGGATCTCATTGCTCGCctgttctgttcattcctttctTGGTCCTATAAGCATTTTGTGGTGCTCACTCTGTCTTTGCAGCCCTTGCGTTACTAAGATGAATCTCACAA from Pseudorca crassidens isolate mPseCra1 chromosome 5, mPseCra1.hap1, whole genome shotgun sequence encodes the following:
- the RBP1 gene encoding retinol-binding protein 1, which encodes MPVDFTGYWKMLANENFEEYLRALDVNVALRKIANLLKPDKEIVQDGDHMIIRTLSTFRNYIMDFQVGEEFEEDLTGIDDRKCMTTVSWDGDKLECVQKGEKEGRGWTQWIEGDELHLEMRVQGVVCKQVFKKVN